Genomic DNA from Gemmatimonadota bacterium:
CCTGCAGGTCGTCGGCCGTGGCCTGCTGCAGGGACTCCACCGTCGTGTAGCCGGCATCTTCCAGCTTCTGCCGCAGTTTCTCCGATATGCCCTCTATCTCCGCGAGCGACCCGGCTTCGTCCGTGTCGGAATCATCCACGCCGAAGGTCTCGGAAATGAGCTGCTTTTCGAGATCCGACCGCTTGATCAGATCGATATTCCACCCGGTGAGCTTCACGGCGAGCCGGGCGTTCTGGCCGGCTTTTCCGATAGCCAGCGAAAGCTGGTAGTCCTCGACCACCACGCGCATGTCCTTCTTTTCTATGTCCAGGATCTGGACCTGGGCCACCTCGGCGGGACGCAATGCCTGGGTAACGAAGGCGGAGGGGTCGTTGCTCCACGGCACGATGTCGATCCGCTCGTTGTTGAGCTCTCGGACGACCGCCTGGACCCGCGTACCCTTCATGCCCACGCACGCCCCTACCGCATCCACCCGGTCATCGTGGGACAGGACGGCGATCTTGGACCGGTCGCCCGGTTCCCGCGCGGACGCCTTGATCTCCACGATGCCTTCGTGGATCTCCGGCACTTCCATCCTGAACAGGAGCTCCAGGAAAGCCTCGCAACTCCGCGAGAGAATGACCTGGGGGCCCTTTATGGCATTCTGCACGTCCAGGATAAAGGCGCGAATGGTCTCGCCCTGGCGGTACCTTTCCCTTCGAATCTGCTCGCGCCACGGAAGCAGCGCCTCGGTGCGCTCGATCTTGACGATGATATTGCCCCGGTCCACCTGCTGGACACTGCCGATCACGATTTCGTTGACCCGGTCCTTGTACAGTTCGAAGACGTTTTCCCGCTCCGCCTCCCGGACGCGCTGCACGACGACCTGCTTCACCGCCTGTATCGCGTTGCGTCCGAACTCTTCGAAGGCCAGCTCCTGTTCGACCCGACCGCCGACTTCCGCCTCCGGGTTGATGCCCTGCGCGGCCTCGAGGGTGATCTGNNNNNNNNNNCATCTCGATCGTGCCGAGTTTTTCGTCGACACGTACCTCGACATTGTCGTCGCCCGTGCCGAATCGTTTCTTCGCCGCCGTGACCAGGCCGGTTTTCACCGTGTCCCAGACCACTTCCCGGTCCACGTTCTTCTCCCGAATGATCTGCGCCAGCGCTTCGATAACCTCGTAATTCATTACCTGAAACTCCCTCTCCTAACCTTTATCCCATCCATGTTCCAATTCCCGGTGGGCTTTCCTGATGCTTGCGACGGGAATACGGTGCTTCTCTTCGCCGCAGACGATTTCGACTGTACCGTCCCCGATGCCCTCCAGGCACCCCACGCGGGTAACCGATCCGCCGTCGCCGTCTACGGATACGACCTTAACCCATTTGCCGAGGGCCCGCCGATAGTCTCTTTCCGTCTTGAACGGCCGGTCCAGCCCGGGCGACGAGACCTCGAGCGTATAGCGGGACGGGATGGGGTCTTCCATGTCGAGCAGGCAGGACAATTCGCGGTTTATGGCCACGCAGTCGTTGATCGTAACGCCGCCCGGCTTTTCGATCAGCAGTCTCAGGACGTAACTGCCCGGCCTGCCCGCCAGCTCCATATCCACCAGTTCGAACCCGGCTTCGTCGACAAGCGGCCTGGCGAGCGACGAAACGTTCCGGACAATCGAATCGCGGTCAGTTTCCATCGCGTAATTTCACGATTCATCCCGAAAACCACATAAAAAAAGCGGGCACTACTTCGCCCACTTCTGCAGCACCGCTCTAATATAGGGGGGCATGTTAAGCCAAGCAAGCAAAAAGTTTACGCCGATTCCCGGCCCCTTTCGGGGCGGTCCCGAAAAAGTCCTTGGATCGTGAAAAGACACAAAATATGTTTAGTCCTGAAGGACACGTCAAACAACGCGGTTCAGACCTTCCAGGAGACGCCGCATGAAAAAGGCGGTTTGCTATATCAGGGTCGGCCCGATGGAGACCCGCAAGCATCCCTTTCGAAGGGCGGACCAGGAAAAGCGGCTTCGGTCTTACTGCGCCGAAAACGGTCTCGACATCATGCTGGTGATCCTCGACCTCCGCGTCGAGGCGTTCATCCCGCTTGAAGAACGGCTGGGCGGCCGGGACCTGGTCAACATGGTGGAATCGAAGGGTATCCAGCACGTCGTGATCTGGCGCCTCGACCGGTTGTTCAGGTCGGCGTCCGAAACGTCCCGCTGCCTCAAGGCCTGGTCCGGCGAGGACGTCGTGTGCCATGTGCTCGACCTCGACGGCCTGTCGGTCCGGACCGACGGGGAAACGGGCCAGGTGGTCCTGAGCACGCTCACGGTGCTGGCCGGCATGGCCCACGACCTGCCCGCCGAACGAACGAAAAACGCGATCCGCCTGAAGAAGACCAACCGGTTCGCATACGGCGTAACCCCCTATGGTTACGACCTTTCCGGCAACCAACTGGTGCCGAACGCCCGGGAGCAGGAGATCATCAGGCAGGTCAGGACCTGGCGCGCCGAGGGCAGAAGCCTGCGCAAGATCGCCGACGAGCTCAATGAAATGGGCGTTCCCACCAAGCGTGCTTCGACGCTCGCCCGTGAAACCCGCTGGTATGCGTCCACGGTAAGCTATCTGCTGAAAAACGAACTCTACCTGGCCGAGGAGGACGAAAGCGGCCAGGAAAAGGGGCAGGCTGGTCCGACGTGATATACGCCAGAGAGGATTCGAACCTCTGACCTACGGCTCCGGAGGCCGTCGCTCTATCCAGCTGAGCTACTGGCGCGAGTAATTTCCACCCGCAATATAACGGTCGGCTGAGAACCGTGTCAATCCATTTCAGGGAATGGCGGCGGGTTCGGAAAGCCGGCCGGCGGCGCCCTCAGCGTCGGTCGAAACCACCTCTACTTCGACGAAGGTATTCATCCGGACCGCCTGTACCGCGCCGCCGTCGAACCATGTCCTGAGCCCGTGGTCCGTCCTTCCCGTCATGCCCTGCCAGGCTCGCCCAAGCCGACCATGCGGGCCGGGCGGCCCAGGTGGACCACCCGATTCCTCCTCGACCAGCACGGGCAGGGTCCTGCCCATGAAGCGGCTGTTATAGGCCGCCGATTTCCGGTCACTCAAGGTACGAAGCAGCCGGCTTCGCTCCCGGGCAACGGGCGCGGGGACCTGGTCCGGCATCCGGGCGGCCCGGGTGTGGTCCCGCTTCGAATAGGTAAATACGTGGAAATAGGCGAAGGGCAGACGGTCCAGCCAGTCGTACATGCGCTGAAAGGATGCGTCGGTCTCTCCCGGAAACCCGACCATGATATCCGCGCCTATGCTGATATCCGGCACTGCGTCGACGAGCCGGTCGACGCCGTCCCCGGCCTCACCAGCCGTATAGGTCCGGCGCATGGCCTTAAGCAGGCCGTCGTCGCCGTGCTGAACGGCCAGATGCAGGTACCGGCACAGCCTGGGCGCGTGCGTCCGGAGCAGGTCGATGAGGTCCCGGTCCACCGCGGTGGGCCAGATGGAACTCAGCCTCAGGCGGGGCAGCGCGGTCTGCTCCAGGATCTGGCGGACGACCTCGTTCAGCGAGACGGGCGCGTTCAGCGCGGCAGGCGCGGACAGCGAGGCGGGCGCGGACAGGTCCGATCCGTACTCGCCCAGGTGGACCCCGGTGAGCACGATCTCGGCGTAGCCCCGGTCTATCAGGGAACGGGCCTGGCGGAGCACGGCGTCCGGCGGGAGGCTGCGGTGCCGGCCGCGGGCCCAGGGTATGATGCAGAACGAACAGAACTGATCGCATCCGTCCTGGATCTTGAGCATGGCCCGGGTGCGGTTTTCGAAGGTAGAGACGTCGAGGCGCTCGTCGAAACGGGTCATCTCCGCCCTGCGCGTCACCCTGGACACGGGATGGAGGTGCCCGCGCTCACGCAGCACATGTTCGACGAGGTCGCCCTTCTCCACGTTTCCCAGGACGAGGTCCACCCCTTCGATGTCCAGGAGCTGGCCGGGATGGGTCTGGGCGTAGCAACCCGTGGCTACGACAGTGGCCCCGGGCCGACGCCGAACGGCCTGGCGGAGGGACTGCCGGGCCCGCGCATCGGCCTGGTTCGTCACCGTGCAGGTGTTGACGACGTAGACATCGGCGGGCGCGTTGAAGGGTACGACGCGAAAGCCCCGGGAAACGAACTGCTCGCGGATGGCTTCGGTCTCGTACTGATTCAGACGGCAGCCCAGCGTGTGCAGGGCTACCGTCGGAGCGTCCGTTACGCGGGTTGCGGCCGGCCCGGCGGGATCAGTCACGCCCAAAACCCCTGCCCTGCCGGCCATGCGCCGGCGGTCAACCGTCCGATTCCTCCGCCGGGGCGGCTTCCTCCGCCGGGGCGGCTTCCGCTGTGACGGCTTCTTCTTCCACAGTCACGACATCGCCGATCACGGTGCCCGCCACGGGGTGCCGGCTCAGGTATTCGTCGATTTCCGCCCGCTCGCGATCGCGGAAGTAGGCCTTGACGCTGAGCACGACCCGCCGGTTCTTGCCGTCGAATTCGATGACCTTCAACGGGATCTCCTCACCCTCCTTGAAGGCATCGCCCGGTCGCTTGATTTCCGGATGGTTGAGTTGCGAAATGGGGACGAATCCCTCCACCTCGTGAGAAAGCTCGACGACCACGCCCCGTTCGAGAAGACGGATGATGGTCCCCGTCGTCTCGGTGTTTACCGGGTAGACCTCTGCGAGCGACAGCCACGGATCCTCGGTGACCTGCTTGATGCCGAGGGATACGCGCCGGGCCTCGGGATCGATGTTGAGGACCATGACGTCGATCTCTTCACCCTTCTTGACGACCTCGCTCGGATGCTTGATGCGCCGCGTCCAGGACATGTCGGAGATATGGACCAGTCCGTCGATCCCCTCTTCGATTTCCACGAAGGCGCCGAAAGCAGTGATGTTGCGCACGCGCCCCCGGACCATGGTGCCCACGGTGTACCGCTCGTTCAGTGACAGCCACGGATCCGGCTGGGTCTGCTTCATGCCCAGGGAGATCTTCTCGTTCTGCTGATCCACCTTCAGGACGACCGCGTCCACGTTCTCGTTGACCGTGACCATCTTCGACGGATGGGTCACGTGCTTCGTCCAGGACATTTCGGAGATATGAATCAGCCCCTCGACGCCTCGCTCGAGTTCCACAAAGGCGCCGTAGTCCGTGATGCTCACGACCCGCCCCGTGATCTTCGAACCGACCGGGTATTTCTCCTCGACGTTCGCCCACGGATAGGGCTCGAGCTGCTTGAGGCCGAGAGAAATGCGCTCCCGTTCCCGATCGAATTCCAGGATGGCCACGGTAATCTCGCTGCCGATCGTCACCAGTTCCGAGGGATGGCCGATGCGTCCCCACGAGATATCCGTGATGTGCAGCAGTCCGTCGATGCCGCCCAGGTCCACGAAAGCGCCGAAATCCGTGATGTTCTTGACCACGCCCTTGCGGACCTGGCCCCGGTCGAGTTCGGCGATGATCGCCTGCTTCTGCTTCTCCTTTTCGACCTCGAGCACCACGCGGCGGGAGACCACGATGTTCCGGCGGCTCTTGTTCAGTTTGATGATCTTGAACGGGAGCTTCTCGCCGATGAACTGGTCCAGGTTCGGCGTCTGCTTCAAAGCCACCTGGGAACCGGGCAGAAAGGCGTCCACACCGAAGAGGTCGACTACCAGTCCGCCCTTGATGCGCCGCAGAATCTGGCCTTCCACCACGGCGCCTTCTTCGTGGGCGTCCTTGATCTTGTCCCAGACCTTCATGAAATCGGCTTTTTGCTTGGACAGGACGAGTTGCCCTTCCTGGGCTTCCATGTCCTCCAGGAAGACTTCGATTTCCTGGCCGACTTCGATCTCGTCGGGGTCGGTGAACTCGGAAAGGGGTATGGCGCCTTCCGACTTGAACCCTACGTCGATGACGACCTCGCCGTTTTCAACCGAGATGACGTGGCCGGGAACGATCTCGCCTTCCACGATATCCTTCAGGGTCTCGTCGTACATCTGGAACATCTGTTCGTATTCTTCGAGTTCCTGTTGATTCAGGTCCTGCTCGTCCACCCACTTGGGCAGCCTGTACGGACGCTTCGAGGGAGCGGGCTCCGTTTCGGCGGTCGGCTTGGTCGGCTTGGCCGTCTCGGTCGCCACGGCGGTTTCCGTTTCGACATCGGCCTCCGCTTCCACGGCGACCTCGGCTTCCGGCGTGGGGGATTCCGCAGATACCTCTTTAGCCGCCTCCGCGGACTCGGCGGGTGAAGAAGACGCCTCGGTCTCCTCGACCTCGGAAGTCTTCGGTGTGTCCTCTGGCATGTTCATCCTCCTTGATGAATGAAAAACACGGACCGCCGCCGCACCGGCGCCAATCCGCCCTGACAAAAAAGTCTTTTAACCGGACAAGCCGACCTCCGGTTCCAGTTCTTCGATTTCGCCCTTCGTAAGCGCACGCCACTTCCCGGCAGGCAGATCCCGGTCCACCAGGCCGCCCAGACGCACCCGGATCAGCCGAAGCACGGGATGCCCTACGCGGCCGCACATTCTCCGGATCTGACGCTTGCGTCCCTCGTGCAGCACTATCGAAAGCCAGGTGCCGGTTTCCGTTATCCGAAGGACGTCAACGCCCGCCTTCGCCGTGGTCCTGCCTTCGATCGTAACGCCTTCTCTGAGTCTGCCCAGCGTGTCCTCCCGCGGCACGCCCTTCACCAGTACGTGGTATTCCTTTTCGAAGCCGAAACGGGGATGCATCAGCCTGTAACCCAACGCGCCGTCGTTGGTGAAGAGCAGAAGACCCTCCGTGTCCCGGTCCAGCCGTCCAACCGGAAAGACGCGTTCCGGAATATCCCGGATCAACGCGGCGACCGTCGGCCGCCGGAACGGGTCGTGCATCGTGGTCAGGTACCCGGCCGGCTTGTTGAGCAGGTAACACCTCCGGGCCGCGGGCGCGTTCAGCGGCCGGTCATCGACCGTCACGAGGTCGGCATCGGGCCGAACCTGCGTGGCCAGGGAAACGACCGTCTCTCCGTTCAGCTTCACCCGGCCGGACACGATCATCGATTCGCTGCGCCTCCGGGAGGCGACGCCCGCCTGGCCAGGTATCTATTCAGTCTCATCGCCCGACGCGATCTTTTCGTCCGTTTCGGCGACGGGCCGTCCCGGTCCGCCCGGTCGTCCCGGCCCCGGGAACAACGCCTGGTCGGGCTCCTCGTCTTCTTCGGTCAGCACGATATCCTGGTCCTTCAACAATTCGTTCAACTCGTCCAGCTTGGGCAGGTCCGAGAGCCTGTTGAGCCCGAAATACCTGAGAAAATCGCCTGTCGTCGCATAGAGGATCGGCCGGCCGACGCCTTCGCCTCTCCCGGCGATCCGGATGAGGTTGCGATCCAGCAACGTCCGCAACACGCCGTCCACGTTCACGCCCCTGATCGCTTCCACCTCCGTCCGGCTGATGGGCTGCTTGTAGGCGACGATCGCCAGGCATTCCAGGGCCGCCTGCGTCAGGCGGGACGGAATCCTGCCCCGGTACAGCTGACGAATCCATTTCGCATAGGCCGCCTTGCTGCTGAACTGGTAGCCGTTCGCCACGTGCCGGATCTCGAAGCCGTGGCCGCCCGTCTCGTACTTCTCGTTCAACGCCTCTATGCAGCGACCAATCAATTCCTCGCCCGCATCGTCCATGATGCGGCTGAGTTCCTTCAGGCTCAGCGGCGCATCGCTGGCCAGGAGCACGGCCTCCGTGATCGCGCGGTATTCGTCCAGCTGCGCCTCGTCCATGACCAGTTGCTTTTGCATCCCGTCTGCTGCCTCACGACGACGAATTCACCGAATCGGCCAGGGTCAGCCAGATCTCTCCCAGCGTATCGGTCTGCTCGAAAACCACCCGGTTCTGCCGGATGAGCTCCAGCAGGGCCAGGAAGGT
This window encodes:
- the nusA gene encoding transcription termination factor NusA, which gives rise to QITLEAAQGINPEAEVGGRVEQELAFEEFGRNAIQAVKQVVVQRVREAERENVFELYKDRVNEIVIGSVQQVDRGNIIVKIERTEALLPWREQIRRERYRQGETIRAFILDVQNAIKGPQVILSRSCEAFLELLFRMEVPEIHEGIVEIKASAREPGDRSKIAVLSHDDRVDAVGACVGMKGTRVQAVVRELNNERIDIVPWSNDPSAFVTQALRPAEVAQVQILDIEKKDMRVVVEDYQLSLAIGKAGQNARLAVKLTGWNIDLIKRSDLEKQLISETFGVDDSDTDEAGSLAEIEGISEKLRQKLEDAGYTTVESLQQATADDLQEISGIGGVTADKIMTAVQ
- a CDS encoding ribosome maturation factor RimP, with the protein product METDRDSIVRNVSSLARPLVDEAGFELVDMELAGRPGSYVLRLLIEKPGGVTINDCVAINRELSCLLDMEDPIPSRYTLEVSSPGLDRPFKTERDYRRALGKWVKVVSVDGDGGSVTRVGCLEGIGDGTVEIVCGEEKHRIPVASIRKAHRELEHGWDKG
- a CDS encoding recombinase family protein, with the protein product MKKAVCYIRVGPMETRKHPFRRADQEKRLRSYCAENGLDIMLVILDLRVEAFIPLEERLGGRDLVNMVESKGIQHVVIWRLDRLFRSASETSRCLKAWSGEDVVCHVLDLDGLSVRTDGETGQVVLSTLTVLAGMAHDLPAERTKNAIRLKKTNRFAYGVTPYGYDLSGNQLVPNAREQEIIRQVRTWRAEGRSLRKIADELNEMGVPTKRASTLARETRWYASTVSYLLKNELYLAEEDESGQEKGQAGPT
- the mtaB gene encoding tRNA (N(6)-L-threonylcarbamoyladenosine(37)-C(2))-methylthiotransferase MtaB, with translation MTDPAGPAATRVTDAPTVALHTLGCRLNQYETEAIREQFVSRGFRVVPFNAPADVYVVNTCTVTNQADARARQSLRQAVRRRPGATVVATGCYAQTHPGQLLDIEGVDLVLGNVEKGDLVEHVLRERGHLHPVSRVTRRAEMTRFDERLDVSTFENRTRAMLKIQDGCDQFCSFCIIPWARGRHRSLPPDAVLRQARSLIDRGYAEIVLTGVHLGEYGSDLSAPASLSAPAALNAPVSLNEVVRQILEQTALPRLRLSSIWPTAVDRDLIDLLRTHAPRLCRYLHLAVQHGDDGLLKAMRRTYTAGEAGDGVDRLVDAVPDISIGADIMVGFPGETDASFQRMYDWLDRLPFAYFHVFTYSKRDHTRAARMPDQVPAPVARERSRLLRTLSDRKSAAYNSRFMGRTLPVLVEEESGGPPGPPGPHGRLGRAWQGMTGRTDHGLRTWFDGGAVQAVRMNTFVEVEVVSTDAEGAAGRLSEPAAIP
- the rpsA gene encoding 30S ribosomal protein S1 — its product is MPEDTPKTSEVEETEASSSPAESAEAAKEVSAESPTPEAEVAVEAEADVETETAVATETAKPTKPTAETEPAPSKRPYRLPKWVDEQDLNQQELEEYEQMFQMYDETLKDIVEGEIVPGHVISVENGEVVIDVGFKSEGAIPLSEFTDPDEIEVGQEIEVFLEDMEAQEGQLVLSKQKADFMKVWDKIKDAHEEGAVVEGQILRRIKGGLVVDLFGVDAFLPGSQVALKQTPNLDQFIGEKLPFKIIKLNKSRRNIVVSRRVVLEVEKEKQKQAIIAELDRGQVRKGVVKNITDFGAFVDLGGIDGLLHITDISWGRIGHPSELVTIGSEITVAILEFDRERERISLGLKQLEPYPWANVEEKYPVGSKITGRVVSITDYGAFVELERGVEGLIHISEMSWTKHVTHPSKMVTVNENVDAVVLKVDQQNEKISLGMKQTQPDPWLSLNERYTVGTMVRGRVRNITAFGAFVEIEEGIDGLVHISDMSWTRRIKHPSEVVKKGEEIDVMVLNIDPEARRVSLGIKQVTEDPWLSLAEVYPVNTETTGTIIRLLERGVVVELSHEVEGFVPISQLNHPEIKRPGDAFKEGEEIPLKVIEFDGKNRRVVLSVKAYFRDRERAEIDEYLSRHPVAGTVIGDVVTVEEEAVTAEAAPAEEAAPAEESDG
- a CDS encoding pseudouridine synthase, with the translated sequence MIVSGRVKLNGETVVSLATQVRPDADLVTVDDRPLNAPAARRCYLLNKPAGYLTTMHDPFRRPTVAALIRDIPERVFPVGRLDRDTEGLLLFTNDGALGYRLMHPRFGFEKEYHVLVKGVPREDTLGRLREGVTIEGRTTAKAGVDVLRITETGTWLSIVLHEGRKRQIRRMCGRVGHPVLRLIRVRLGGLVDRDLPAGKWRALTKGEIEELEPEVGLSG
- the scpB gene encoding SMC-Scp complex subunit ScpB gives rise to the protein MQKQLVMDEAQLDEYRAITEAVLLASDAPLSLKELSRIMDDAGEELIGRCIEALNEKYETGGHGFEIRHVANGYQFSSKAAYAKWIRQLYRGRIPSRLTQAALECLAIVAYKQPISRTEVEAIRGVNVDGVLRTLLDRNLIRIAGRGEGVGRPILYATTGDFLRYFGLNRLSDLPKLDELNELLKDQDIVLTEEDEEPDQALFPGPGRPGGPGRPVAETDEKIASGDETE